The following proteins are co-located in the Pyxicephalus adspersus chromosome Z, UCB_Pads_2.0, whole genome shotgun sequence genome:
- the VMA21 gene encoding vacuolar ATPase assembly integral membrane protein VMA21 — protein MTSCSPEVKVSVGPGNMERLDKAALNAENYPQPDFRQNEGSLLSTLKTLLFFTMLMIMVPIGLYFTSKVYVFEGAYGMSNSDSYFYAAIVAVVAVHAILALFVYVAWNEGSRQWREGKQD, from the exons ATGACGTCGTGCAGCCCGGAAGTGAAGGTGTCAGTAGGCCCTGGCAATATGGAGAGATTAGACAAAGCAGCTCTGAATGCAGAGAACTATCCTCAGCCGGACTTCAGGCA AAATGAAGGCTCCTTACTTTCCACCTTGAAGACTTTACTCTTTTTTACCATGTTAATGATCATGGTTCCGATTGGTCTTTACTTCACCTCCAAGGTTTATGTATTTGAAG gtgcaTACGGTATGTCTAACAGTGATAGCTATTTCTATGCCGCAATAGTGGCTGTTGTTGCTGTGCATGCGATTTTGGCCTTGTTTGTATACGTGGCATGGAATGAAGGCTCCAGACAGTGGCGTGAAGGAAAGCAAGATTGA